Below is a genomic region from Fusobacterium nucleatum.
TAATGATGTATTTTTCAACAAAGGGTGTTCAAATGTTTGAGAATAGAATTTTCTTATCAACAAGAGCTATATTTTGGATATTATTCTCAACTTTACTATTTTTAAGAATTTATTTTAATGAAAGTTCTCATTTAGATATGAAAAATACTAAAATTTTATTGACTATATCTCTAATTTCTATCTGTATTGGAACTTGGGTAGGAGATTTTTTTGCTAAATATATTTATATCAGAATAAAATTTTGTATAAATAGATTTTTTTCAACTTCTAACAAAGGAACTTATAGAATTGTTAAAATGGAGAATACTCAACAAAACTATATGAAAAGTTTAGGTAAAAAAATGGGTATAATGTTTTATCATATCACACTAGATGTGAATGGAGAAGAAAGAAAATTTTTATTGGAAAAAGAACTATTTGAAAAGCTACAAGGTAAATCTGAAATTAATATAAATATAAAAAAAGGTTGTCTTGGAATTTGCTATGGTGTAGGTATGCAAGAATAGGAGGATAGATGAAAAAATTTCTAATAATTTTAATGTTTTTATTTATTTCTATTTTTTCTTATTCAGCAGATATAGATTTTAATATAAGAGTTATGATGGGATTGACTAAGATAGAAGAAAAAGATAATCCAAAATATAAAAAGTTTTTAAATTATATTGATGAAAATTTAGCTAAAAAAGATGAAGTTAAATATTCACATAAAGTAAATATAGATAGAAAAGTAGTAGAATTTTTTTCTGAAAAGGGAGAGATTTTACTTACAGAAAATCTTCCAAAAGAATTTTTAGATATTGTAGATAGATCTATAAGAGTTGCTGAAAACAAAGAAGAAATTAAAAAAATTATTAAAAATATCTATGAAGACCCATATACTCATGTAAGTATAAGTAAATATAAGGAAAATTTGATCTTATTTACAGAACAAAATATGGTGAATAGAGGCAAGATTAAAAATACTATGTCAGTTGTTCTAAAAAGAGTATTAACAGATAATGAAAAAAATGAATTGATTTATTTGAAAGACAATAATGATGATGAGTTTTTTAAGAAATATAGAACTTATTTAGATAGTGAAACCACAAAAACTTATATAAATGATAAATTAGAACTTTTTCAAGAAATTAAAGGCTTAACTGAAACAACTATTTTGTATAAAAAAAATGAAGTTTCAAAAGTAATTGTAGAGTATAGTGATAATAATCGTATAAATTCAGTAGTTAAGTCATATAGAAATGATAGATTACTAAAAGAAACATTTGTCAAAAACAAAAAGATAGTATTAGAAAAAGAATATTATGCCAGTGGAAAATTAGCAAGAGAAATACCTCTGAAAGATGGTTTAATTAATGGTGAAGTAAAAGATTACTATGAAAATGGAAAAATAAGATTAACCACTAACTTTGTAAATGGAGATATTGATGGTGTGGTAAAAGAATATAATCAAGCAGGGAAAGTTGTTAAAGAAACTTTATATAAAAATGGAAGGAAAGTTAAATAATTAAAAATAATTACTAAAAATAGGAAAATTATAAAAAAATATAATCTTCCTATTTTTTTATTTCTCATTATGTATTATAATATAGGAGTAAAAAGAGTGACCGATTGGTCAATATTTTTGGAGGAATGGAATGAAACTACAAAATAAGTTGATTTTTCTTTCATTTATTTTATTTTTATCTTGTTCCAAGGTAAATATTGAAAATGAAAATAAAACTATGATGGAAGGATTAAAAGAAAAAGAAATAAGTACAGAAAATCTAAGAAGAGAAAAAGAGGGGATGTTAAGTTTAGATGAATGTATAGATTTAGCCTTGAAAAATAATTCTCAAATAAAATTAAAAGAAATAGAAGCTAAAATAGCTAAAATTGATAAAAAAATTTCTTTTGGTAATTTTTTACCAAGAATTTCTGCTATGTATTCAATATCTGAATTGGATAGATATGTGAGTACAACTATTCCAGCACCTGATATAACATTAGGAATTTTAGGAGGAATAACTCTGCCATCACTTCCAGCTACATTGACAAGTAGAATGGTAGACAAAGACTTTAAAAATTATGCTTTAACTGCACAACTTCCAATTTTTGTTCCAGCCACTTGGTTTTTGTATTCGGCAAGAGAAAAAGGAGAAAATATCAGTTTATATACAGAAGATTTAACTAAAAAGATGATAAAGTTAAAAGTTATAAGTGAATATTACTATATTTTAGCCTTAGAAAGTGAAAAAAGAGTTTTGGAAAGTGAATATGAATATGCAAAAAATTTAAATAAAAATGCAAATTTAGCACTAGAAGCTGAAAGTATTTTAAAATGGCAGGAAGAACAGACAGAACTTTTAATTAAACAAAAAGAAAATGCTATTAAAAACAACAAAAGAGATTTGCAAATTGCTAAAATGAATCTAATGAATGATTTAGGTTTAGACTTAAACACAGACTTTAGATTTGTTATCCCAGAAGATACAGTTTATAAACTTCCCCCACTTGAAGATGTTGTATATGATGCACTTATCAATAGTGAACTTATAAAAATAAGTCATAATGTAGTAGCAATTAGTAAAGATAAAATAAAAATTGCAATGA
It encodes:
- a CDS encoding toxin-antitoxin system YwqK family antitoxin, giving the protein MKKFLIILMFLFISIFSYSADIDFNIRVMMGLTKIEEKDNPKYKKFLNYIDENLAKKDEVKYSHKVNIDRKVVEFFSEKGEILLTENLPKEFLDIVDRSIRVAENKEEIKKIIKNIYEDPYTHVSISKYKENLILFTEQNMVNRGKIKNTMSVVLKRVLTDNEKNELIYLKDNNDDEFFKKYRTYLDSETTKTYINDKLELFQEIKGLTETTILYKKNEVSKVIVEYSDNNRINSVVKSYRNDRLLKETFVKNKKIVLEKEYYASGKLAREIPLKDGLINGEVKDYYENGKIRLTTNFVNGDIDGVVKEYNQAGKVVKETLYKNGRKVK
- a CDS encoding TolC family protein; translation: MKLQNKLIFLSFILFLSCSKVNIENENKTMMEGLKEKEISTENLRREKEGMLSLDECIDLALKNNSQIKLKEIEAKIAKIDKKISFGNFLPRISAMYSISELDRYVSTTIPAPDITLGILGGITLPSLPATLTSRMVDKDFKNYALTAQLPIFVPATWFLYSAREKGENISLYTEDLTKKMIKLKVISEYYYILALESEKRVLESEYEYAKNLNKNANLALEAESILKWQEEQTELLIKQKENAIKNNKRDLQIAKMNLMNDLGLDLNTDFRFVIPEDTVYKLPPLEDVVYDALINSELIKISHNVVAISKDKIKIAMSSFLPQISLGGGVIGTGLSFLNPQNILFGAVTGFLSLFNGFKNVNEYKKAKLQSEAAYIQREDIIMNTIISAVNSYNNVQKSIEDKELADMNYNIAEQKFKQKKLEKEVGNITEADLLNEITELEKAASLKEKADYKYSVSVEALKMLIEK